The sequence below is a genomic window from Liolophura sinensis isolate JHLJ2023 chromosome 2, CUHK_Ljap_v2, whole genome shotgun sequence.
ATGATATTGTCTATATTCTTTGGGCATGCTAGACACTGTCATATGCCGGGGACTATGGGGCGGCGCACCGTTATGCGGTACGGTCAACCTGTGCTGTTGTTCAGCACTGTCATAACTCCGCCCCTCCGGAATAACCTCGTAGTAATTCTCCGAACTGGACCGACTGTAATCACTCGTGTCACGATCAGATATCGAGGGGTTAACGTAAAAGATGTCCTGCGTCATCGTGGCTTGGCTTGATGTCACGGAATCATTGCCATTGCCCTTCTGCGTCTTAGTATCCTTCTGGCGTCGCCCCATTACCCATAACCCGAAGAATATAATCGCTAGCACAAACGCCAGACCGGCCACAATGCCCAACGCCACggctacgtacatgtatttatcctGTTCCTGGGGAGGCGGGATGTAGGTCTTAGCCAATGGGTCTGCTTCGCACTCACCATAATACCCACTAATATTGAAGTAATACCACAAACTGGTAGGAGTCTGCTTATTGCATTTGCTGACGGCGAAATACCACGTCCTCGGTCCGCTGGAGGCGAACGTTCGTTCTCCAACGCAGATGACGATCGGTTCCTCCGTGTCGTTCCTCAACACACAGCCTTTGGTTTTGTTCGACAATGACAAGGGAATAATCTGATTATTTTGTGGGGGGAGAATAGCCTCCCGTTCATGACAGGTCATCCCCTCCTTCAGATGCCGAAGCTGGTCGTCgtaatatatcaataaattaaGACAGCATTCCTTTAACGGGAACGAAAGCTGGTATTGAATCTTAGCCATCTCTGTTCGGAACGTCTTCTGGACTAGATAGCCGTACCACGGTAGCTGCGTATACAGATGGCCCTTGACGATACAGGCAGGCTGTTCGGCCATAACCGGGGAAAACACGCACCCGAGAAGGACGCACAGTAAGCCCAGGATCTTAAAGTCTCTGACATGAAACGGCAAGGGAAAATCCGGTCGGCTTAGTCCCATCTGGCGGCCTTGGTCGAGGATTGCGCCCATAGCTGTACGTCCACTTTTCTTCCTGAAACATGGAGCCATATTTAAATATGTATCAAACACAATCTGGTTTGTAACAGAACAAGTCTTTATCAAAACACAGGTGCTGGCTTGACGACAAATAACATTGACACAACCATCTTTAGTTAATCTAATCCAGGTGACCCGAGAACGTTTGCTACAATGCGTAAATAAGTCAGAAAAATGGCGAAAATGGAGTTAAAAACAAGTCAATTTTCTTACACAGTCTTTTGATTtgattctgttaaatataatatttgtcaCAAATACCAGAGAAAACCGCCGTAAACAGAAGTCGTAGACCCCTTATAATTGTGCAAGTATTTTCGAAATGGGTCTCAACAGAaacaaattgttgaaaacatACACAGGTAATTTGTATCAGTTTTCTAGTTAGTATAACCCATTAGCATATCACGCAGAATTTCTAATGCATACAACTTCGGGTTGATTCAGAACAAAGGATAACAAATCAAGAAGACTGAAAGCTTAGCCAAAGCAGTCTATCACTTACCTGTAAAAGTCCGTTTTCACTAATTAATAAGTTCGTCCGTTTATTCTGCTCACAGATGTCAGTAAGTCCCCCTTTAGGCAGTTCGTGTAGATGGTAATCTGGAGCGTGAAGAAAAAATCCGAACACGGACTCGACTTCACGCCGGCTGAACCTTTAATTGGAGAAGTCGTTTGTGCAGTGAGCAGTCCTTATCTGAAGAGGCCTTGTTCTTGCCTCGTCGAGCAGATAATTGAGATCGGTTTTTCAATGGGAAAGTTATCTTCTTTCGTTTTCCagaatttgtaattttgtagatATTGTCACAATTTATAGGGGTCTCGTGTAAAGAGACCTAAACCTGTAGAAAGTGCAGTTTTCAGGCTAATGCCTGCCACtctctttaaaaacaaaaacgtttTGACAGAAGAGGGGAAAAACACTTCCCGGTTTCCCTTATCTGTCCACTGTAAAGTTGTGCACGCAAAAGACGTGCAATCAACGGTAAATCCTAAAGTCACTGTTCCGTATGAAGACGCTCTGCAGTATACATGAACACGAAGGCGGTCCACAATGTATCAGAATACCAAAAGGCCTGGGCAGGATACAGGCAGTCCACAAAGCCCTCCTCACCTTTCTGTCAAATTTCACAGGCGGTTGAGTCGACACTTTTAGGCCTTTAGCTCGATATATGAGCTCTCTCCGGTCGGTTCGACGTTCACTTCCCCGGGCTTTTAGCCAGGCTAGCCAGGCCGCTTAACTCAGCCCGTTACAGCAACCGGCCTGCACAAACATTCAGGGAAACTGCCGATGTCCACGCTTTCAACAACGGCACGCTGTTTTTGGGGGGAGGTAAAATATGCAGATATATTGATCTTGTGTCGTCGTCCTCAAATAGACACAGTCGATGAGATGTATAGGCTGTCTGTTCAGCCTAGGTTACATATATTGACACACTGAGAGGTTTGCTGGGCTAAATTGTCCATTCGCATAGCTGGGTTCAGAAAGAAACCATTGGCTACGGTGTAATTTCCCACAAAATTTGCTTCGCTCAGCCCAAATGTTACTAGCAAAAGTCTTTCCCGCAGTGGTTCAGCGGAGCAGCAGTGAGTGAATGTAAAGTGACACAGCTGGTAGCACAGGCGCTGGCTTGTCGATGAGCTGTGAATGCACTGCGCTGGCCGTGTTATACGTCCACACAGCTCGGCAGCTCGCGGATGACTGGCGACGATAGAGCAAGCGTT
It includes:
- the LOC135462770 gene encoding uncharacterized protein LOC135462770 isoform X1, yielding MAPCFRKKSGRTAMGAILDQGRQMGLSRPDFPLPFHVRDFKILGLLCVLLGCVFSPVMAEQPACIVKGHLYTQLPWYGYLVQKTFRTEMAKIQYQLSFPLKECCLNLLIYYDDQLRHLKEGMTCHEREAILPPQNNQIIPLSLSNKTKGCVLRNDTEEPIVICVGERTFASSGPRTWYFAVSKCNKQTPTSLWYYFNISGYYGECEADPLAKTYIPPPQEQDKYMYVAVALGIVAGLAFVLAIIFFGLWVMGRRQKDTKTQKGNGNDSVTSSQATMTQDIFYVNPSISDRDTSDYSRSSSENYYEVIPEGRSYDSAEQQHRLTVPHNGAPPHSPRHMTVSSMPKEYRQYHHPPMVDDYPPPPYPMHAIGKGVYPSAHTMATSSHRHPPHHHHGHNHHPHHHAMETSA
- the LOC135462770 gene encoding uncharacterized protein LOC135462770 isoform X2; translation: MGAILDQGRQMGLSRPDFPLPFHVRDFKILGLLCVLLGCVFSPVMAEQPACIVKGHLYTQLPWYGYLVQKTFRTEMAKIQYQLSFPLKECCLNLLIYYDDQLRHLKEGMTCHEREAILPPQNNQIIPLSLSNKTKGCVLRNDTEEPIVICVGERTFASSGPRTWYFAVSKCNKQTPTSLWYYFNISGYYGECEADPLAKTYIPPPQEQDKYMYVAVALGIVAGLAFVLAIIFFGLWVMGRRQKDTKTQKGNGNDSVTSSQATMTQDIFYVNPSISDRDTSDYSRSSSENYYEVIPEGRSYDSAEQQHRLTVPHNGAPPHSPRHMTVSSMPKEYRQYHHPPMVDDYPPPPYPMHAIGKGVYPSAHTMATSSHRHPPHHHHGHNHHPHHHAMETSA